From a region of the Oncorhynchus tshawytscha isolate Ot180627B linkage group LG14, Otsh_v2.0, whole genome shotgun sequence genome:
- the LOC112266417 gene encoding sentrin-specific protease 2 isoform X3, with protein sequence MYGWVVDGLSSLFEPITGQKHSGWPGLNVGGEIDSQRQDSNARPTKRNYQSIHVSGNVSQSEPVAIKRRRKDIISFVKKTVAGVAGLLRLRDPLSPDSERNRRYTASQGPVGLMGIDELHTSWMSSSDWKMEKPTVGGQRERGGLGLLQGASPPLRKHSGSVLGPGNPDRGRDGDEPQRRSLQLLPSRPTLGVGTGPPSSDLLPPTPNRTHRQCLAVEEVLKESDKEHYRRLLEMVSDKYSKSQPLPFTRTKPQGATFTQDGHRIAILGRTYESVTPKTGPLRANPSVYMWRDTSSAKQTRDMRGELWLSKPLSAAVDTQPASNATQKQPELDLSAEVAARLNLVDREKPTHTDTLNSAEELPRFSKEMAVEVSRALSQRDPNLVLSSAFKLCITQRDLASLQEGSWLNDEVINFNSRTVRSYDSMGQRHDDICSLLLLYLREEHKARKNQDLDACKWTVGSLRASEIPQQKNGSDCGVFACKYADYIAQGRPLNFRQCHMPLFRKLMIWEILNQRLL encoded by the exons ATGTACGGATGGGTAGTTGACGGACTATCGTCGCTTTTCGAGCCTATAACCGGGCAAAAACATTCCGGTTGGCCTGGTTTGAACGTTGGCGGGGAGATAGACTCGCAACGGCAGGATAGCAACGCCAGGCCAACCAAAAGGAACTACCAGAG CATTCATGTTTCAGGAAATGTTAGCCAGAGTGAACCAGTGGCGATCAAGAGACGGAGAAAAG ACATCATTAGTTTTGTGAAGAAGACTGTAGCAGGGGTGGCTGGGCTGCTGAGACTGAGGGACCCACTGTCTCCTGAcagtgagagaaacagaaggtACACAGCAAGCCAG GGCCCTGTGGGCCTGATGGGAATAGATGAACTCCACACCTCATGGATGAGCAGCTCTGACTGGAAAATGG AGAAACCAACAgtaggaggacagagggagaggggggggctggGCCTCCTCCAGGGAGCCTCTCCCCCTCTGAGAAAACACAG TGGCTCAGTGCTGGGTCCAGGGAacccagacagagggagagacggagacgaGCCCCAGAGACGCTCCCTCCAGCTCCTGCCCAGTCGGCCTACCCTGGGGGTTGGGACAGGACCCCCCAGCTCCGACCTACTCCCGCCCACCCCTAACCGCACCCACAGACAGTGCTTGGCAGTGGAGGAG GTTCTGAAGGAGAGTGATAAGGAGCACTACAGACGGCTTCTGGAGATGGTGTCCGATAAATACAGCAAGAGCCAACCGCTGCCCTTCACCCGCACCAAACCCCAGGG GGCAACATTTACACAGGATGGACATAGAATTGCCATTTTGGGAAGAACCTATGAGTCTGTGACCCCAAAGACAGGACCTCTCAGAG CCAACCCCAGTGTGTATATGTGGAGAGATACATCCTCAGCCAAACAAACCAGAGACATGAGAGGAGAGTTGTGGCTCAGTAAGCCTCTCAGCGCAGCTGTGGATACACAACCTGCCAGCAATGCAACG cagaagcagccagagctggaTCTCTCTGCAGAGGTGGCAGCAAGACTCAACCTGGTTGACAGAGAGAAGCCAACACATACTGACACTCTCAACAGTGCAGAGGAGCTCCCCAGGTTCAGCAAG gagatgGCTGTGGAGGTGAGTCGTGCCCTGTCCCAGAGGGATCCTAACCTGGTCCTGAGCTCAGCCTTCAAGCTATGCATCACACAGAGAGACCTGGCCTCTCTACAGGAAGGGAGCTGGCTCAACGATGAG gTGATAAACTTTAACTCCAGGACCGTGAGGTCCTATGACTCTATGGGACAGAGACATGACGACATCTGCAGCCTCTTACT GCTGTACCTGAGAGAGGAGCACAAGGCCAGGAAGAACCAAGATCTGGACGCGTGCAAGTGGACAGTGGGCAGCTTGAGGGCCAGC gagatcCCTCAACAGAAGAATGGCAGTGATTGTGGAGTGTTTGCCTGTAAATATGCTGACTATATCGCCCAGGGGCGGCCTCTCAACTTCCGACAG TGTCACATGCCCCTGTTCAGGAAGCTGATGATCTGGGAGATTCTCAACCAGAGGCTTCTGTAA
- the LOC112266417 gene encoding sentrin-specific protease 2 isoform X2: MYGWVVDGLSSLFEPITGQKHSGWPGLNVGGEIDSQRQDSNARPTKRNYQSIHVSGNVSQSEPVAIKRRRKDIISFVKKTVAGVAGLLRLRDPLSPDSERNRRYTASQGPVGLMGIDELHTSWMSSSDWKMEKPTVGGQRERGGLGLLQGASPPLRKHSGSVLGPGNPDRGRDGDEPQRRSLQLLPSRPTLGVGTGPPSSDLLPPTPNRTHRQCLAVEEVLKESDKEHYRRLLEMVSDKYSKSQPLPFTRTKPQGATFTQDGHRIAILGRTYESVTPKTGPLRANPSVYMWRDTSSAKQTRDMRGELWLSKPLSAAVDTQPASNATKQPELDLSAEVAARLNLVDREKPTHTDTLNSAEELPRFSKEMAVEVSRALSQRDPNLVLSSAFKLCITQRDLASLQEGSWLNDEVINFYLSLVMIHSSSVGQGLKVYSFSTFFFPKLHGGGHSAVKRWTKAVDLFQYDIILVPLHLGVHWSLAVINFNSRTVRSYDSMGQRHDDICSLLLLYLREEHKARKNQDLDACKWTVGSLRASEIPQQKNGSDCGVFACKYADYIAQGRPLNFRQCHMPLFRKLMIWEILNQRLL, encoded by the exons ATGTACGGATGGGTAGTTGACGGACTATCGTCGCTTTTCGAGCCTATAACCGGGCAAAAACATTCCGGTTGGCCTGGTTTGAACGTTGGCGGGGAGATAGACTCGCAACGGCAGGATAGCAACGCCAGGCCAACCAAAAGGAACTACCAGAG CATTCATGTTTCAGGAAATGTTAGCCAGAGTGAACCAGTGGCGATCAAGAGACGGAGAAAAG ACATCATTAGTTTTGTGAAGAAGACTGTAGCAGGGGTGGCTGGGCTGCTGAGACTGAGGGACCCACTGTCTCCTGAcagtgagagaaacagaaggtACACAGCAAGCCAG GGCCCTGTGGGCCTGATGGGAATAGATGAACTCCACACCTCATGGATGAGCAGCTCTGACTGGAAAATGG AGAAACCAACAgtaggaggacagagggagaggggggggctggGCCTCCTCCAGGGAGCCTCTCCCCCTCTGAGAAAACACAG TGGCTCAGTGCTGGGTCCAGGGAacccagacagagggagagacggagacgaGCCCCAGAGACGCTCCCTCCAGCTCCTGCCCAGTCGGCCTACCCTGGGGGTTGGGACAGGACCCCCCAGCTCCGACCTACTCCCGCCCACCCCTAACCGCACCCACAGACAGTGCTTGGCAGTGGAGGAG GTTCTGAAGGAGAGTGATAAGGAGCACTACAGACGGCTTCTGGAGATGGTGTCCGATAAATACAGCAAGAGCCAACCGCTGCCCTTCACCCGCACCAAACCCCAGGG GGCAACATTTACACAGGATGGACATAGAATTGCCATTTTGGGAAGAACCTATGAGTCTGTGACCCCAAAGACAGGACCTCTCAGAG CCAACCCCAGTGTGTATATGTGGAGAGATACATCCTCAGCCAAACAAACCAGAGACATGAGAGGAGAGTTGTGGCTCAGTAAGCCTCTCAGCGCAGCTGTGGATACACAACCTGCCAGCAATGCAACG aagcagccagagctggaTCTCTCTGCAGAGGTGGCAGCAAGACTCAACCTGGTTGACAGAGAGAAGCCAACACATACTGACACTCTCAACAGTGCAGAGGAGCTCCCCAGGTTCAGCAAG gagatgGCTGTGGAGGTGAGTCGTGCCCTGTCCCAGAGGGATCCTAACCTGGTCCTGAGCTCAGCCTTCAAGCTATGCATCACACAGAGAGACCTGGCCTCTCTACAGGAAGGGAGCTGGCTCAACGATGAG gtgatTAACTTCTACCTGTCCCTAGTAATGATTCATAGCAGTAGTGTGGGGCAAGGGCTGAAGGTCTACTCCTTCAGTACTTTCTTCTTCCCCAAACTTCATGGAGGGGGGCACTCCGCCGTGAAGCGATGGACCAAAGCTGTGGACCTCTTCCAGTATGACATCATCCTGGTTCCGCTGCACCTGGGAGTCCACTGGTCACTGGCT gTGATAAACTTTAACTCCAGGACCGTGAGGTCCTATGACTCTATGGGACAGAGACATGACGACATCTGCAGCCTCTTACT GCTGTACCTGAGAGAGGAGCACAAGGCCAGGAAGAACCAAGATCTGGACGCGTGCAAGTGGACAGTGGGCAGCTTGAGGGCCAGC gagatcCCTCAACAGAAGAATGGCAGTGATTGTGGAGTGTTTGCCTGTAAATATGCTGACTATATCGCCCAGGGGCGGCCTCTCAACTTCCGACAG TGTCACATGCCCCTGTTCAGGAAGCTGATGATCTGGGAGATTCTCAACCAGAGGCTTCTGTAA
- the LOC112266417 gene encoding sentrin-specific protease 2 isoform X1, translating to MYGWVVDGLSSLFEPITGQKHSGWPGLNVGGEIDSQRQDSNARPTKRNYQSIHVSGNVSQSEPVAIKRRRKDIISFVKKTVAGVAGLLRLRDPLSPDSERNRRYTASQGPVGLMGIDELHTSWMSSSDWKMEKPTVGGQRERGGLGLLQGASPPLRKHSGSVLGPGNPDRGRDGDEPQRRSLQLLPSRPTLGVGTGPPSSDLLPPTPNRTHRQCLAVEEVLKESDKEHYRRLLEMVSDKYSKSQPLPFTRTKPQGATFTQDGHRIAILGRTYESVTPKTGPLRANPSVYMWRDTSSAKQTRDMRGELWLSKPLSAAVDTQPASNATQKQPELDLSAEVAARLNLVDREKPTHTDTLNSAEELPRFSKEMAVEVSRALSQRDPNLVLSSAFKLCITQRDLASLQEGSWLNDEVINFYLSLVMIHSSSVGQGLKVYSFSTFFFPKLHGGGHSAVKRWTKAVDLFQYDIILVPLHLGVHWSLAVINFNSRTVRSYDSMGQRHDDICSLLLLYLREEHKARKNQDLDACKWTVGSLRASEIPQQKNGSDCGVFACKYADYIAQGRPLNFRQCHMPLFRKLMIWEILNQRLL from the exons ATGTACGGATGGGTAGTTGACGGACTATCGTCGCTTTTCGAGCCTATAACCGGGCAAAAACATTCCGGTTGGCCTGGTTTGAACGTTGGCGGGGAGATAGACTCGCAACGGCAGGATAGCAACGCCAGGCCAACCAAAAGGAACTACCAGAG CATTCATGTTTCAGGAAATGTTAGCCAGAGTGAACCAGTGGCGATCAAGAGACGGAGAAAAG ACATCATTAGTTTTGTGAAGAAGACTGTAGCAGGGGTGGCTGGGCTGCTGAGACTGAGGGACCCACTGTCTCCTGAcagtgagagaaacagaaggtACACAGCAAGCCAG GGCCCTGTGGGCCTGATGGGAATAGATGAACTCCACACCTCATGGATGAGCAGCTCTGACTGGAAAATGG AGAAACCAACAgtaggaggacagagggagaggggggggctggGCCTCCTCCAGGGAGCCTCTCCCCCTCTGAGAAAACACAG TGGCTCAGTGCTGGGTCCAGGGAacccagacagagggagagacggagacgaGCCCCAGAGACGCTCCCTCCAGCTCCTGCCCAGTCGGCCTACCCTGGGGGTTGGGACAGGACCCCCCAGCTCCGACCTACTCCCGCCCACCCCTAACCGCACCCACAGACAGTGCTTGGCAGTGGAGGAG GTTCTGAAGGAGAGTGATAAGGAGCACTACAGACGGCTTCTGGAGATGGTGTCCGATAAATACAGCAAGAGCCAACCGCTGCCCTTCACCCGCACCAAACCCCAGGG GGCAACATTTACACAGGATGGACATAGAATTGCCATTTTGGGAAGAACCTATGAGTCTGTGACCCCAAAGACAGGACCTCTCAGAG CCAACCCCAGTGTGTATATGTGGAGAGATACATCCTCAGCCAAACAAACCAGAGACATGAGAGGAGAGTTGTGGCTCAGTAAGCCTCTCAGCGCAGCTGTGGATACACAACCTGCCAGCAATGCAACG cagaagcagccagagctggaTCTCTCTGCAGAGGTGGCAGCAAGACTCAACCTGGTTGACAGAGAGAAGCCAACACATACTGACACTCTCAACAGTGCAGAGGAGCTCCCCAGGTTCAGCAAG gagatgGCTGTGGAGGTGAGTCGTGCCCTGTCCCAGAGGGATCCTAACCTGGTCCTGAGCTCAGCCTTCAAGCTATGCATCACACAGAGAGACCTGGCCTCTCTACAGGAAGGGAGCTGGCTCAACGATGAG gtgatTAACTTCTACCTGTCCCTAGTAATGATTCATAGCAGTAGTGTGGGGCAAGGGCTGAAGGTCTACTCCTTCAGTACTTTCTTCTTCCCCAAACTTCATGGAGGGGGGCACTCCGCCGTGAAGCGATGGACCAAAGCTGTGGACCTCTTCCAGTATGACATCATCCTGGTTCCGCTGCACCTGGGAGTCCACTGGTCACTGGCT gTGATAAACTTTAACTCCAGGACCGTGAGGTCCTATGACTCTATGGGACAGAGACATGACGACATCTGCAGCCTCTTACT GCTGTACCTGAGAGAGGAGCACAAGGCCAGGAAGAACCAAGATCTGGACGCGTGCAAGTGGACAGTGGGCAGCTTGAGGGCCAGC gagatcCCTCAACAGAAGAATGGCAGTGATTGTGGAGTGTTTGCCTGTAAATATGCTGACTATATCGCCCAGGGGCGGCCTCTCAACTTCCGACAG TGTCACATGCCCCTGTTCAGGAAGCTGATGATCTGGGAGATTCTCAACCAGAGGCTTCTGTAA
- the LOC112266417 gene encoding sentrin-specific protease 2 isoform X4: MGIDELHTSWMSSSDWKMEKPTVGGQRERGGLGLLQGASPPLRKHSGSVLGPGNPDRGRDGDEPQRRSLQLLPSRPTLGVGTGPPSSDLLPPTPNRTHRQCLAVEEVLKESDKEHYRRLLEMVSDKYSKSQPLPFTRTKPQGATFTQDGHRIAILGRTYESVTPKTGPLRANPSVYMWRDTSSAKQTRDMRGELWLSKPLSAAVDTQPASNATQKQPELDLSAEVAARLNLVDREKPTHTDTLNSAEELPRFSKEMAVEVSRALSQRDPNLVLSSAFKLCITQRDLASLQEGSWLNDEVINFYLSLVMIHSSSVGQGLKVYSFSTFFFPKLHGGGHSAVKRWTKAVDLFQYDIILVPLHLGVHWSLAVINFNSRTVRSYDSMGQRHDDICSLLLLYLREEHKARKNQDLDACKWTVGSLRASEIPQQKNGSDCGVFACKYADYIAQGRPLNFRQCHMPLFRKLMIWEILNQRLL, translated from the exons ATGGGAATAGATGAACTCCACACCTCATGGATGAGCAGCTCTGACTGGAAAATGG AGAAACCAACAgtaggaggacagagggagaggggggggctggGCCTCCTCCAGGGAGCCTCTCCCCCTCTGAGAAAACACAG TGGCTCAGTGCTGGGTCCAGGGAacccagacagagggagagacggagacgaGCCCCAGAGACGCTCCCTCCAGCTCCTGCCCAGTCGGCCTACCCTGGGGGTTGGGACAGGACCCCCCAGCTCCGACCTACTCCCGCCCACCCCTAACCGCACCCACAGACAGTGCTTGGCAGTGGAGGAG GTTCTGAAGGAGAGTGATAAGGAGCACTACAGACGGCTTCTGGAGATGGTGTCCGATAAATACAGCAAGAGCCAACCGCTGCCCTTCACCCGCACCAAACCCCAGGG GGCAACATTTACACAGGATGGACATAGAATTGCCATTTTGGGAAGAACCTATGAGTCTGTGACCCCAAAGACAGGACCTCTCAGAG CCAACCCCAGTGTGTATATGTGGAGAGATACATCCTCAGCCAAACAAACCAGAGACATGAGAGGAGAGTTGTGGCTCAGTAAGCCTCTCAGCGCAGCTGTGGATACACAACCTGCCAGCAATGCAACG cagaagcagccagagctggaTCTCTCTGCAGAGGTGGCAGCAAGACTCAACCTGGTTGACAGAGAGAAGCCAACACATACTGACACTCTCAACAGTGCAGAGGAGCTCCCCAGGTTCAGCAAG gagatgGCTGTGGAGGTGAGTCGTGCCCTGTCCCAGAGGGATCCTAACCTGGTCCTGAGCTCAGCCTTCAAGCTATGCATCACACAGAGAGACCTGGCCTCTCTACAGGAAGGGAGCTGGCTCAACGATGAG gtgatTAACTTCTACCTGTCCCTAGTAATGATTCATAGCAGTAGTGTGGGGCAAGGGCTGAAGGTCTACTCCTTCAGTACTTTCTTCTTCCCCAAACTTCATGGAGGGGGGCACTCCGCCGTGAAGCGATGGACCAAAGCTGTGGACCTCTTCCAGTATGACATCATCCTGGTTCCGCTGCACCTGGGAGTCCACTGGTCACTGGCT gTGATAAACTTTAACTCCAGGACCGTGAGGTCCTATGACTCTATGGGACAGAGACATGACGACATCTGCAGCCTCTTACT GCTGTACCTGAGAGAGGAGCACAAGGCCAGGAAGAACCAAGATCTGGACGCGTGCAAGTGGACAGTGGGCAGCTTGAGGGCCAGC gagatcCCTCAACAGAAGAATGGCAGTGATTGTGGAGTGTTTGCCTGTAAATATGCTGACTATATCGCCCAGGGGCGGCCTCTCAACTTCCGACAG TGTCACATGCCCCTGTTCAGGAAGCTGATGATCTGGGAGATTCTCAACCAGAGGCTTCTGTAA